Within the Pieris napi chromosome 10, ilPieNapi1.2, whole genome shotgun sequence genome, the region tctgttaaagttacatttcgtaaaattcgtgatattttcggccagcataatcgtccttctgagaccgctgttaagaatttggtcgcgaaatttgagtcgacaggctcggtacaaaatgtgccaacaccaacacgtgttcgaccgggtcgttcaacagaaaacatcgccgccgtgagccacagtgttgaagaagatcaaaatttgtcaatttcacgacgttctcaacaattggggttatccaaaagcacaacatggcgaattttgcgaaaggatttggctttgaagccttacaaaattcaactggtgcaggaattaaagctgatcgaccattcaaatcgccgctgattcgctcagttcattcaggaacaacctgctggtttttctgaaaaaatcattttttcagacgaagcccattttcatttgtcagggtacgtcaacaagcaaaattgtcgcatttgggcttctgaaaatcctaaagcaattattgagaaggctttgcatactcaacgtgttactttgtggtgcactatgtggtctggaggcgtgattgggccgttttttttcgaagatgaggctggaaatgcggtaacagtcaatggatcacggtatcgcgagatgttaaccactaaattttggcctattattgatgacatggatatcactgaaatgtggtttcaacaggacggtgccacatgtcacacagccaatgaaacgatcaatttattgcaaaccaaattttccgagcgcataatttcgcgaaattcagctgttaagtggccagccagatcgtgtgatttaacaccactggattattttttgtggggctatgttaaagacagagtctatacggagccaatcgaatcgattgcagccttaaaactcaaaatccgtgatgtcattaacgaaatagaccctccattttgccaaaaagtgattaaaaattttgatgaaagaatcaacatctgtcagcgtggtcgtggtggacatttgccagatatcatttttcattcataattgccaaacttttctctttgtaatacaataaaaattttatacatttttttctaaattctttgttttattttgttttagaaaacaaagttcttgttgaaaaaccctttaaAAGTAAATCAGGTCAATTAAACTCTTTTAAATATCCACCTTTGTGCTGTAAGGAGTATCCGATTATTTGATCGGGATTGAGATCAAGTCTGACTTCCGAAACATACGATAGTCTACCGCTGTCTCGACTTGAAATCTTAAACCAAGACgactgatttaattttataaatacgtaGTATTTTTAAGAAGTTACTGGAGTAATAAACAAGAATTTAGGCactatatatctttaataatttctCAACATATCACATTCATTGACTCTATAATGGGGCGTTCCCACGGAGGGTTAATCACGACAGTCAACTACGCTAGTCAACTGTCGTTCGTGACACTCACGAAAGTGTGAATTGATGAAACGTTCACATGGTTGGGGGATTTCGTGCCGTTCACGCTTCGTGTTTCgacttagtttatttatatttattatttatttttgaattttgatataACTTCTTTTGGTCCAAATCCAGGAATATTTAATTCATGACTTATTCTCTTAGCTGCGGCGGCACGTAAATCTCTATCACGGTATTCCTCCAAACTTGGATCATATAACACCTTTTCCATAGAATATAACTCCAAAAACGCGTAGTTTCACTGTCGTTAAACTTAATTCCACGTTGTTGTGACGACATCTTGGCTTCACGAACGGTATATCACGACTGAAAATCAAACACGTTTGATCTATCCACGCTTGTGTCGTGCGCCGTTCCTCACGAAAGCAAGTTTAACGCCTATGCGTTCACACAGAAGTGTATTTCACGAAAGCGTGGTTGACTGTCGTGATTAACGCCTCGTGGGAACGCCCCATAATAGAGGTTCTATACACATAGATATAAACCATTTATACTAGTAAGCGTTTCATTCTTAAAGTTTATCaagtttacaatttaatttaagaaggAGAAAATATGTAGACAGAACTAAATCTGAATCAAAAAAGGTTAACATGGCGTATATTTTTGTGATATGTGcctgaaattaatatttatatgtaataatattttgaagctcgtgtggtattcgggggattatttttccgacccaaatgtcggccaatagaattgcaccatgagacgaaatgtacagttaacaaataagaatttcataatgaataaaacaactacttaatacttttcttgaagcaacgaccagagaaaattttcacaaaaaattatcagtataataccatgtaggttgtaccacgtgacgtcgaatggtgcaattctattggccgatatttgggtcggaaaaataatcaaattaataagtcggatatatatgttaattgcttatttcattacattaatatGGATTTATGCAGAATTTCCAATTTGACAAATCACAACCGATGAAACTGCACTAAAGTTTGAGTTGTAGAATAGTTATGAtttgtttagtttaaaatagtttagGTTCTatggtttttatattgtttatggAACGTTTATTGACCTCTGTTCTACAGATACAACATAAATTATAGTCAGCAGTTTATACAGTTCTTGcataatactatattattaagGAAGACGTTATTCCGTAATTGGCACATAAGAAATATTGATGagttaaatcattttttaagGTCTTTGGTGCTAATTCCgatgtacaaaaaaatactgtcaTGGTAACCATAGACTAACTTAATTTCTtttcaacttttatttttatctatttattaaatctttatgTATTATACGTTGggaaaaaacttttattacgaatttaattatcaaattttaagttgaataaaaattatatgactGACGTTTTGCAAGTATTACAGCCTGAATTGTCACGCATGTGATACACAGACGCTGAAGTGATGATTATAAACAGGTTGTATTGTCTCAAAAATATTACGTctgttattgatttattatcaacaaatgTTTGGTCTACACTTCATGAACATCAGAACTAGCAACACGTAACAGAGATAAATTGCACTAACTTACTGCGCCAGTCCTACAGCTCGCATTTCGAGGAACTCATTACTCAAAAATccgtttctataaaaatatttagaatactTTTAGAAAAATCATGAACAGATGTCACTTGTCAAGAATGATCGGTCGATTAATGAAAATACGCACGGCGCAGCAAGCGATTTTGACTTAAGCAGGCTACACGGCCGTAAAATCAGTGGTGATATCGGGACAATGGTAATGATGAAATCGGCAGTAGCATACTCTTCACACGCCCTATTAGGGTAAGATTTTCCTACACACTTCCCCGATATTGCTCCTGATTTTAGGGCCGTGGGTAGACGCTTTTAGggcaataatataattttgcaGAGTTCCCCGTCTCTACCAAGATATGACAAGAATGTCGAAGATAATAACGTGcatttttagataatattacCAAGACACTCGTTTATATAAACAGTATTCAAGGATTATTGAATTAACACATCTAAAGaacttttatatacataaatttaatcttaatGACTAGACAAATAAACAGCTTTTGTTAATAGTACACCTGATATGTACAGTAAAATATGTatggataatattaaaacatcgtTCGATCAAAACTAACACCgagaattgaattatttactAATGAGCATACTGGAATATCACTTaacagttattatttttgagactGTATGTACTTTGATTTGCCGCTTTTGTCGGGAGCAATCGTTCAGTCACTTCACAAATATCACTAGCGGAATACCTATTCCGTCTTATTCCTTTAGAGTCTTTATCGGAACACTTTTTTGTCTCTGGCACATTGCATTTGACACTTCCGGTGGGACTTGCGCAGGATTCGACAGTACTGGACGGAGACTGGCTACCGTTTTCTGACTCTGCAATCTGTTCCAATCCACTTGGTCGTCTACCCTGAGTATCGTAGTATGGAACGGGTGGCGTCATGACCGGTGTCAGGTTGGCCATAGGATCCAAGCCGAGGAGTAACATAACCGTCGCCGGATGTTCAATGATATATTGTGTAACACAGTTTAAGAAAGGATCCGTTTGCGTACATCGGTTTATTTTTGGCCATTCCGGGGTGCTTGCCCTTTCTTGCtgtaaattcaattcaaaaagcGATATAAGTGTgctatttttaatcataaataatttataaattatatattaatcgtCGCTAGCATTGGAGATCGACTTCAATTAAATTTGAGGATACAAGCGCCCAAAAATACCTATTTTTACTCCAAGTGTGTGGAGTggaattcaatttatttaataaatgaataatattgttctacatatatgtttagtttttatatatatatataaactatggTACGTGAATGGAGAATTTTATGGGAGTGTAAGGACCACAAGTGGAGGTCTGGTCTACGCTTCAGATAActgaaactttttaaaaataaattataggcATACGGACAGAAAAGCtcatctaatgttaagtgataccgcccatggacactctcaatgccagagggctcgcgagtgcgtttccggccttttaagggacgttcttttcttgaaggaaaaCTAATCAATTTTGTTGATATACATAcgtaataaatctaaataatcTACCTGATCCCAACAAAATACGTCAGGCGGATGACTGCAACTGCGAGCGAGCTGGTTTGGAGGCGCATTCCACTGTAAATTGGGATTGGAATGAGCTGCATGCCACACGGGACCAGTCATTTCCTGTAGAGCCTGAATTGCGTTTCGTACCTGCACATTTAGGTGCCGTGAGAACAGGAATCTTACTggtttaaatgttaataacacTGGATTTTtccattatatattatattacaataaacatGAAAaggtcaaaaataaattactatattgtgataacatacaattttactattttaaatgtaaaaactaCCTAAGTTTCGGTTCTCAAAAAATTACTCATTTagtgaaaaaactaaatttaaggTTTAGTTAGTTGTACATTGTGTAAtcaaattattagaaaatattatataaaaaaaaatatataaactatgtCGTGTAAAATTGATTCCCtaaatcaacaaaaaaataatatgtaaatttttttttacatacttattatactatgtatatatattgaattaacaatattatagttttaaaatactaatcgTGTACCCGttcaaaagttttttataaaaaaactagctGCCTCCGTGAGCGTTTCGGCTTAATATGATTACTTAGGTACATACCAACATTATGGAACATTTATGGCTATGCTACCACATAGTGTTCGTTTTTcgaaatagtttttgttttttctatcCATAACAACCTTCCTTAAAGttcaaagaataaataaaaaaatgctagTCTTCGAGTTTTGAGCTTAGCAACATTTTAcgattgttttataaaaaacgtattgattatttattgttcaaTACATCTGTACCAACTGCCATGTGTGTTAGTTTATTAGGTCAGTGTTTACCTCCATGCTCAGAGCGGCGACGTCATGATGTAAACTGGACACCTGTGTATCGAGTCTTTCTACAGACGAACgtatttctaaatttaaaccTTCCAAAGAATCGGCTCTCGACATCTTTGGCGTTGCTACGGAACGTTGTCGCTCAATTCTCTCACGTAATTCCCTATGTGATAATCGAGCTTGCCCGTCCGATctaaaaaaggtttattttaatactataagctaatattttttaatacatttatataaaatatacctaagtacacttaaaaaaaacggtttattgtttatcatttCGTGACTCAAATTAAAATCACTGGCGCTAAAACCTCTCATTTAGATCTGATCATAGGATTTGTGTATCtttttcgtgatcatttgtttactCTGATAGGCAAGGAagtgatcagtcttctgtgcctgacacatgccctCGACTTTGTTGGGTCTAAGCCATGCCCGGTTTCCTcttgatgttttccttcactagTCCATAGGTTCACAGCgtgggatcgaacctaccttagggatgagaaaAGCACGCCGAAGCCACTAGACTAACTCTCTCATTAAtacgttatatatataactaaaacaattTCAATCCAGCGCACTAATAGACagaatgtcataataatttacGATATTTCCTTTgaaaattaacagaataaattctaataaaaacatcCTATTACCTGAAACGCGCGTGCCGTGGACTACTAGTGCTAGAAACCAAAGGCTTTTTAGGAGACAGGGTCTGATCCTCAGCAGCGTTCTCATCGTCTTCAGATATCGAAGGTAGCGTTAGAGATGGATGACCGTTCCCATCAGAGTCCGGTTCGGCTTCGTAACCTTCCCGCAGGTTATATGTCAGATCATGTTGTATATCATGTATAAACTCTTGCTGATATTCCGGATACAGCCGTAACACTTCAGCTAGGCCAATCATGTTAATGCACTTAAGATCGCAGTAGGTGAGCGCCTGTAATATTAAACTTAGTACATTATCGTTCGCTTAATTATTCAAAGTTCCAAGTGGATATTATACCTTTACGTCGCTGCTTGATTTGACAACTACGTCGGCGTTATTCGACTGTGTTGTCCCGGTACCGTTGTAGGCTTGTAGGTGTGTGTTCATGTCACAACCCACCAAATCTCCCTTTCCTAAAGGATTTATGAGCTTAGTTCACACACGTGTTGATAGATATGTACTTAAATTGCGTTAAATTATCAATACTTGGCTGATACGTTTACAGCTGACAGCTAgctaacatataaaaaaactcaaaactcaaactcaacttaaataactttattcactcgtaggtaaccaagtacacgtcatatgaacgtcaatagaaaatatgttaaattgattctaaattacatttactaccagaataatatgtttatatttgctATAAGATTTATATCACAAACATTGGTGCtgtaattatgaatattttagcATTTCTAAGTTATATTGATAATCTTTTGACGCGAACAGATGATAAGCTTTGGATGCCTTCCaatctgaaataaattattttttcgccAGGAATAAATCCGGGTTTCACGCCATGTGTCTACTAAAATCAGATAAGACGGAAAAAAATcatctgtttatttatttaagcaagtttttctttatagtTGAAGCTTTTGTTcttgcattaaaatataaacgttTGGGAAGGAATTCAACGACCAACAGCTACAAAATACGTAAACAGTTGCTCGATAgtcgaaaaatatggcacagagcgccccacgcttttttacaataataccagtattttttgttcattacccttttcagcctaaattaggaattatttttcactttttagtttgatgtgctttaaaagcgtgttttttagttttttcaaactattagttatttttttttttcggattatttcattgtcatcgatctttgacaggtgcgcaaagtttgaattaaatctgtccgttaaaagtgggtcaaaatcgagtccgaaggagtcggttacatacatacatacatacatacaggtgaagctaatataaagcgtgtaaaaatatgtataatattcataatacaattttatttaaacagcactaattaaaaatctgGTAAATTGGAGTAATATTTGTGCTAGTGTAGACTTACCCAATATTGCAACAACCATATCGTTCTGCATCACCTCCATTGAGCCGTTACAAATATAGTGAATGTATGACAACGCGTCGCCTTTGTGAACGAGATATTCGCCTGGTGCACAGAAATTGTTCCTTATATGTAGAGATAGGAGTTTGAGGCAGCCTTGCGACGCTGACTCGAATATAGGAAGAGACAGGATTTCTCTATGTAAATGTAGTGATACATCGCCTCTTAGTTCTTCAGGGAATTCTTTCAGGGTCtacaaaatatgaatacatattcgttttaaaaatggaactgGTGCTTTCCTAAACAAAGGAGTCCCTATTCAAGTATTTATATGGAATAAAGTGGTCTTTAGTCTGTGCCCTGAGACCCTCAAGAAAAAAGGCATTCAAGTCCccattttccttttttttccttttagtCTATGTATTATTCGTGTCCTGTGGTATAGTTATTCGATCTAGAAATACTGAATCACTTTTTGGTTATGGTTGAAGTGTgaattttagatatttttttagagaATGGTGATGCCTATAGaatcatttattacttaaatttattgagtaATACCTTTAGCTACTATTcctgttttttatatagaacagggggcaaacgggcaggaggctcacctgatcaTAAGTGGTACCGTACATGGACACTGCATGCCGGAGggctcgcgaatgcgttgccggcctaagtgttggtacgctcttttattgaaggatGCTAATTCGAATTAATTCGGAAAGACTTTAGTGGGCAACTGGTTGCGCGGCAGAAATTAGTAATAAttgcttaattatttattaactaagtTGTTTTAACTTAGTCGCACCTATGACTATTGGTATGCCTCTCGTTTGGGTATTCCACTGTTAGTTCTATTTTAATAGATGATATTTGCTAAGATGCTGTTTGTTTGGCTCCACTGTTGGTTCGCAAGTAAGTTTTGTTATTTGTTTCAGCAAATAAGTCTGGTCTATTATGTGTGTTAGTGATGTCTGTATGTACAGGTATTACCCATAAAATtttagcttttttattttcattcgcTTATGGTTGGGTAAGACTTTCCTTCTATAGATTATTAActtctaatttatatttccttGCTAAGCaccaataaaagtaaaaaactaaattattgtgGCTCTTGAATTTactattacatttatatattaacgcGTATTTTATATCACTATCACGGTTCGTTTACTGATCAACTTCATCTAATCtacaaaacatacatatatatatcactCTAATTTTCTTCTCAACTGACTGTGAAAAGTATGTGTGAGGGTACACACAACAAACACACacatttaacaaatataacatttaggAAGTTATAATAATCATCTCTTAAGTCGCTTCAAAAGccttcaaattataaattaaaatttgtttaggCGTAATAcccttttataaaaatttgatgaCGCAGATAAAATTTGCTTTGTGTTTCCACctcatttaattcaattaactcGCGAAAGAATTTTACGATATATCAAAGTAATGTAAAAATCAATTCAAAAAACAGTCCTACTTCTCACAGTCATTTACTAATGGATACTTaagcaaattaataaatctaaaagttCACGCTCGAATGAAAAGGTTTTCCAAAAGCTAAAGCTTTCACAAATCAATCTAATTAAATTCGTCCGTTAttcaaataacataatatttttacaaataattattatatgtacttttttatagaacacatagtaaacgggcaggacgctctcctgatgttaagtgataccgccgctctGATAATGAATGGCTgacaaatgcgttgccggccttttaaatatTGGTACGTTCTTTTATTGAAGTTGGCTCGAAAAGACTTCAGTGGGCAGAAACCGCCTTACAAAACGCTCTGTTGTTATTACCGAATAGTTGTTTTAACTTGGTCGCGTTAATCTCAGAAGCTATTATTtctaattgaataattaattagtcattatattatctaaatcCCGCATTTAACCACAGGGCTCAGATAGTAAGAGAACATTTCATCCACCCCTCTAGTACTGCGTTTTTTATCATTAATGTGACTagaatagaattttaatttttacgaaTTCAACAAAAGGCAACAATAGAGATATAATAAGTCCAAATCCCTATTCAACAATTCGTTAAGTTTGAAAAGGCCCCAAATTTACTGGACTGGTTTGAGAAATTTCACGATTCCTTACATTATTCCTAATGAACATAGGctatagaataatataaaaaaagtaaggGATCTGTATGAAACCTTCGTTAATGATgtgaaaaaaataccaataaacATCCTTATATCGCGTACTTGGAAACTATGGACGCAATAAATTGAGCGCAAAGTGATATCCTGCACTTTTGTAGAAGACGTCAATATCTAGAACAAGTCTGCTTAGCTGCGCTTAGTTCATTATCTTTGAAAGTTAATATATCTGTCACCGtaaactaattatatttttttctcgcGTTATTGAATTTGTTTAGTCTGGAACATAGATAATAATCTACCAAAGACAAACCTCCACTCAGATATAAGGGCGaactattattaatgtatgtaCGATTCGAAAAATAtcgttatgtatttaaaaaaattgtatatatttgcgtggagttttgtttttatctccAACAACCTGTATTAAAATCATATGGTTATGTTTATTACAACTGAAGTTATTCGATATTAATACAACAAACCATCAAGCAAATCAGATGTTAtcctttattcataaaaaaatataatcgcaCTCAACTAGTAGTTTCCGTCTTTTGTCGCTTTCTTTCAAATGGAGTTTATGTTATGTTGACGAGAGAGGAATGAGTACGTTAAAACAGTGCATCAGACAAATTTGTAGGCTAGAAAAATACTAGCTACTACTCGAGGTGGAACACAGACAGTAATTGAAAACAGGTGTTTtcttcgtaaaataatttgtaatttttaaaatacctaaaGCTACCCTTTACCTACTGACCCGATTGAAAAGTATGCTCGAGCGTTAAACAAAAGCTGGAGCAATCTTAAGACACAAGCCCACAAGTGTTTATACATACGTAGTTCGTAATAACGGGCCTTCCTCTTTTGTGGAAAGAACAGAtggtacaaattattttataatctatgaTGAAGCTTAATTCGACAAAGGCCAAATACGAATAGACAAAACAATGGTTACTTgagaaatatgtttaaattacatttaagtaAGGCAactcaataaatataagtataaaaaaataataagctcACAActtgaaatgaaaatatattataaatcattTTAGAATCTGAAGTTCCGTCGATTATCTTTGACACTAGCTTCTACAATAGAGTAAATGCTTTGTTTAATCTATAAACAGATATGTCTCAGGTTATAAAGAAttgaatgatttattttagctATCGTTATAACATTCCAATTACCTCATGTATATCAATTCCATGGTTGAGCGACCACATCGTCTGAAAATAGTCTTGCATGCGCTGCTTGAGTTCCTTGGGGACTTGGTTGATTGTTAGGAAGTCCTTCAGATCTCGCCACTTGCTTTGATACATAGATCGACGTGAGTACATCCTTTGTATGATGGCCGTGACATTACCGAATACCACCGCGTGCATCAGAGCTGGATAGAAACGTAAACTGATTAAGTGACTGCTATTTACAATTTggttttgacgtgataacgtctttaaaatcgttttagtcgggtgacatgttcagaaacttgtgtcacaccaaaacctcacgagcgcgatcgcaggtataacgagagagagacggaccgatctcccgtctcatctcgagcgctgccagtcattccgtgaatgtatgaagaaaaatgtatatcatagtcgaataagtaaacttgtcattttacacccgaaaattatcatcaaaagtgtgaataaaacgatagatgtaatttaaaatttgaaaaaattgttatcttcattaattccttacttcccaaaaacttatatcaccaataagacgttatcacgtaaacatcttgatcgtaaacctactttacaaacaaccaatatttttttaatagttttttaacgaaaatattagttttaattaaataaaagttttattttgtcatcTGCAATATTCGGACGAAAGACTATTTACCACGTTTTAATTAGACTTGTTTAAATTCACATCAATATCTTTACAGTTATCATGTAATAAGCTGAAAAATCTCAAGTGATTCGTAGGAGTGAGGGATATCTGGTTTTCAGCTGAAGCAAGCAAGGCGCGCGGTGATTTTGGGCTCTGTTTTTCGTCACTCGCATCAAATATAGacgttatttataattaatattattgttgagttttttaaatttaattaattaataattttaatttttttcttatgttaactgctaactatataatatattaggtATGTATCGCATTGGAACGAtagaattacataataatatcaaCATGTTTAattctacaataaaaaaaactaaataataattatctaatatatatgtacatccTGTTATTTTGCGCGTGGGTTTTCTACTATATGATACATAATAGTcacgaaaatattataaatgaaagtAGCTCTCTAGAAAACACttcaaatttattcaaaacaaaacatcatataatatttatt harbors:
- the LOC125053188 gene encoding potassium voltage-gated channel subfamily H member 8-like isoform X3 — protein: MPVRKGLLAPQNTFLDTIATRFDGTHSNFVLGNAQVPSYPIVYCSDGFCELTGWARAHIMQKGCACKFLHGPDTHEDHRRDIDAALDSKHELKLELIFYKKIGTPFWCLLDIVPIKNEKREVVLFLASFKDITNTKMAAMNTNEDFDSAALLGARFRAESSCLLPDSNGNLDPEAPSPANMGRRRSRAVLYQLSGHYKPDKMKTKLKLNNVSKNLLHSSDPPLPEYKTSAIKKSKFIISHYGVFKTFWDWLILIATFYVAVVVPYNASFVDEGHPRISVTSDVIVEALFIIDIVLNFRTTFVSKKGEVVSDSKAIALNYIRSWFVVDLLAALPFDLLYASDVYSKESTHGNVHLVKLTRLLRLARLLQKMDRYSQYSALILTLLMLSFTLLAHWLACIWFIIAEKEIEHHKNESWDLGWINNLAERLKIPIGNISHSESYVTALYFTCSSLTSVGFGNVSANTLPEKIFSILVMLVGALMHAVVFGNVTAIIQRMYSRRSMYQSKWRDLKDFLTINQVPKELKQRMQDYFQTMWSLNHGIDIHETLKEFPEELRGDVSLHLHREILSLPIFESASQGCLKLLSLHIRNNFCAPGEYLVHKGDALSYIHYICNGSMEVMQNDMVVAILGKGDLVGCDMNTHLQAYNGTGTTQSNNADVVVKSSSDVKALTYCDLKCINMIGLAEVLRLYPEYQQEFIHDIQHDLTYNLREGYEAEPDSDGNGHPSLTLPSISEDDENAAEDQTLSPKKPLVSSTSSPRHARFRSDGQARLSHRELRERIERQRSVATPKMSRADSLEGLNLEIRSSVERLDTQVSSLHHDVAALSMEVRNAIQALQEMTGPVWHAAHSNPNLQWNAPPNQLARSCSHPPDVFCWDQQERASTPEWPKINRCTQTDPFLNCVTQYIIEHPATVMLLLGLDPMANLTPVMTPPVPYYDTQGRRPSGLEQIAESENGSQSPSSTVESCASPTGSVKCNVPETKKCSDKDSKGIRRNRYSASDICEVTERLLPTKAANQSTYSLKNNNC
- the LOC125053188 gene encoding potassium voltage-gated channel subfamily H member 8-like isoform X2, with the protein product MPVRKGLLAPQNTFLDTIATRFDGTHSNFVLGNAQVPSYPIVYCSDGFCELTGWARAHIMQKGCACKFLHGPDTHEDHRRDIDAALDSKHELKLELIFYKKIGTPFWCLLDIVPIKNEKREVVLFLASFKDITNTKMAAMNTNEDFDSGAAVRPSAGVVTLALSPFVPAAALLGARFRAESSCLLPDSNGNLDPEAPSPANMGRRRSRAVLYQLSGHYKPDKMKTKLKLNNNLLHSSDPPLPEYKTSAIKKSKFIISHYGVFKTFWDWLILIATFYVAVVVPYNASFVDEGHPRISVTSDVIVEALFIIDIVLNFRTTFVSKKGEVVSDSKAIALNYIRSWFVVDLLAALPFDLLYASDVYSKESTHGNVHLVKLTRLLRLARLLQKMDRYSQYSALILTLLMLSFTLLAHWLACIWFIIAEKEIEHHKNESWDLGWINNLAERLKIPIGNISHSESYVTALYFTCSSLTSVGFGNVSANTLPEKIFSILVMLVGALMHAVVFGNVTAIIQRMYSRRSMYQSKWRDLKDFLTINQVPKELKQRMQDYFQTMWSLNHGIDIHETLKEFPEELRGDVSLHLHREILSLPIFESASQGCLKLLSLHIRNNFCAPGEYLVHKGDALSYIHYICNGSMEVMQNDMVVAILGKGDLVGCDMNTHLQAYNGTGTTQSNNADVVVKSSSDVKALTYCDLKCINMIGLAEVLRLYPEYQQEFIHDIQHDLTYNLREGYEAEPDSDGNGHPSLTLPSISEDDENAAEDQTLSPKKPLVSSTSSPRHARFRSDGQARLSHRELRERIERQRSVATPKMSRADSLEGLNLEIRSSVERLDTQVSSLHHDVAALSMEVRNAIQALQEMTGPVWHAAHSNPNLQWNAPPNQLARSCSHPPDVFCWDQQERASTPEWPKINRCTQTDPFLNCVTQYIIEHPATVMLLLGLDPMANLTPVMTPPVPYYDTQGRRPSGLEQIAESENGSQSPSSTVESCASPTGSVKCNVPETKKCSDKDSKGIRRNRYSASDICEVTERLLPTKAANQSTYSLKNNNC
- the LOC125053188 gene encoding potassium voltage-gated channel subfamily H member 8-like isoform X4, with protein sequence MPVRKGLLAPQNTFLDTIATRFDGTHSNFVLGNAQVPSYPIVYCSDGFCELTGWARAHIMQKGCACKFLHGPDTHEDHRRDIDAALDSKHELKLELIFYKKIGTPFWCLLDIVPIKNEKREVVLFLASFKDITNTKMAAMNTNEDFDSAALLGARFRAESSCLLPDSNGNLDPEAPSPANMGRRRSRAVLYQLSGHYKPDKMKTKLKLNNNLLHSSDPPLPEYKTSAIKKSKFIISHYGVFKTFWDWLILIATFYVAVVVPYNASFVDEGHPRISVTSDVIVEALFIIDIVLNFRTTFVSKKGEVVSDSKAIALNYIRSWFVVDLLAALPFDLLYASDVYSKESTHGNVHLVKLTRLLRLARLLQKMDRYSQYSALILTLLMLSFTLLAHWLACIWFIIAEKEIEHHKNESWDLGWINNLAERLKIPIGNISHSESYVTALYFTCSSLTSVGFGNVSANTLPEKIFSILVMLVGALMHAVVFGNVTAIIQRMYSRRSMYQSKWRDLKDFLTINQVPKELKQRMQDYFQTMWSLNHGIDIHETLKEFPEELRGDVSLHLHREILSLPIFESASQGCLKLLSLHIRNNFCAPGEYLVHKGDALSYIHYICNGSMEVMQNDMVVAILGKGDLVGCDMNTHLQAYNGTGTTQSNNADVVVKSSSDVKALTYCDLKCINMIGLAEVLRLYPEYQQEFIHDIQHDLTYNLREGYEAEPDSDGNGHPSLTLPSISEDDENAAEDQTLSPKKPLVSSTSSPRHARFRSDGQARLSHRELRERIERQRSVATPKMSRADSLEGLNLEIRSSVERLDTQVSSLHHDVAALSMEVRNAIQALQEMTGPVWHAAHSNPNLQWNAPPNQLARSCSHPPDVFCWDQQERASTPEWPKINRCTQTDPFLNCVTQYIIEHPATVMLLLGLDPMANLTPVMTPPVPYYDTQGRRPSGLEQIAESENGSQSPSSTVESCASPTGSVKCNVPETKKCSDKDSKGIRRNRYSASDICEVTERLLPTKAANQSTYSLKNNNC